A genome region from Microplitis mediator isolate UGA2020A chromosome 4, iyMicMedi2.1, whole genome shotgun sequence includes the following:
- the LOC130666694 gene encoding GPI ethanolamine phosphate transferase 2 isoform X3 yields the protein MYNDIFFRHKGTSSFLVSDFIQVDNNVTQYIDYELNKSNDWSIMILHYLGLDHIGHVYGPNNPLIKVKLEEMDKIIDEISTKIIQWNKQSRESLFIICGDHGMKNSGGHGGATPEETLVPLIAISGTSHYTDNNNNNNLLYDTFNQIDQIDITATLSVMLGIPLPSSNIGSVSLNMIINNYNLSFENQLYILYYNAKQVFNNFKTLSNYNYKQCYFDYLKAIELHSKWINTTEKLNSYNNMNNENEFNHVNDIIHLYVNSLQEMKNLLIQSMVHYNIILMSIAVALIFQVFIIIFTSFNVENNIKFSFKKFLYTWTFFVIFSYLLNYSLQNFIDDNNEESSEITNLSVANIIMIFILFNTNSYLISIRLDFFNIDFNNLNFLFLLATILHASSLGSSSFIEEEHQTWYFYWATFIVFIFIYYIKKRFINFYYTNNVITTINDTGKILFLLITHRLLRKLNSTGNKYAHQPDINGWLKALNQQSNIYMTFILLIALGLLLFILTFKLDNNEKYKRLHQRTKFIFYSFFLICVYFRHASEQNLLKLPFYPESRGIYEVNVFWIVCTIYLIYSIKNIIYCSTNTIHNLINRFIYLLIEYWILVSAILHRPYNIILLPIQLLTQIIIYDFFKIYDNKKNISSITYISYCIGNVFYFYQGNSNSLATIDVAVSCVGLQTYIFYIAGLFVCINTFSSTVLAYLMLIYYQSSTSEEITDNNNITSICQKLFLINRQYALLKLFSLIVYTIIISIERYHLFVWSVFAPKLLYEAVHCAIIFVAIFIIHILIMSIKIIKKNMNICF from the exons ATGTATAATGATATATTCTTCCGGCATAAGGGAACTTCGTCATTCTTAGTTTCTGATTTTATTCAA gTTGATAACAATGTTACTCAATATATtgattatgaattaaataaatctaatgATTGGTCAATAATGATTCTTCATTATTTAGGTCTTGACCATATTGGGCATGTCTATGGTCCTAATAACCCGTTAATTAAAGTTAAACTTGAGGAaatggataaaattattgatgaaatatcaactaaaattaTACAATGG AACAAACAAAGTAGAgaatcattatttataatatgtgGGGATCACGGTATGAAAAATTCTGGAGGACATGGTGGAGCAACCCCAGAGGAAACTTTGGTTCCTTTAATAGCTATTAGTGGCACTTCTCATtacactgataataataataataataacttattATATGACACTTTTAATCAAATAGACCAAATTGATATAACAGCTACTTTATCTGTAATGCTCGGAATTCCATTGCCATCCTCAAACATCGGAAGTGTTTCTTTAAAcatgattattaataattacaatcttTCATTCGAAAATCAACTCTACATTCTTTATTACAATGCTAAAcaagtatttaataattttaaaactctatCAAACTACAATTACAAAC aatgttattttgattatttaaaagctATCGAGTTACATTCAAAATGGATAAATACAACTGAAAAACTtaatagttataataatatgaataatGAGAATGAATTTAATCATGTTAATGACATAATTCATTTATATGTAAATTCATTgcaagaaatgaaaaatttactcaTTCAAAGTATGGTCCACTATAATATTATCTTAATGAGTATTGCTGttgctttaatatttcaa gttttcataataatttttacttctttcaacgttgaaaataatataaaattttcatttaaaaaatttttatatacatggacattttttgttattttttcatatttgttaaattattcattacaaaattttattgatgataataatgaagaaTCATCAGAAATAACCAATCTTTCAGTAGctaatattattatgatattcatattatttaatacaaatagctatttaatatctatacgacttgatttttttaatattgattttaacaatttaaattttttatttttactggcTACAATATTACACGCTTCAAGTTTAGGCAGCAGTAGTTTTATAGAAGAAGAACATCAAACGTGGTATTTTTATTGGGCAACAttcattgtttttatatttatttattatattaaaaaaagatttattaatttttattatacaaatAATGTAATTACTACTATCAACGACactggaaaaattttgtttttattaataacacatcgattattaagaaaattaaatagcaCTGGTAATAAGTATGCTCATCAACCGGATATTAACGGATGGCTGAAGGCATTAAATCAACAATCTAACATTTATATgacgtttattttattaattg ctcttggattattactttttattctcACATTCAAATtagataataatgaaaaatataaacgatTACACCAAcgaactaaatttattttttattcattttttttaatatgcgTATATTTTCGACATGCTTCGGAACAGAATCTATTAAAACTGCCTTTTTATCCTGAATCtag AGGAATATATGAAGTTAATGTATTTTGGATTGTTTGtaccatttatttaatatattctataaaaaatattatttactgcTCAACAAATACAATtcacaatttaataaaccggtttatatatttattaattgaatattgGATACTAGTATCTGCAATTTTACATCGACCTTACAATATCATATTATTACCAATTCAACTACtaactcaaataattatttatgatttttttaaaatttatgataataaaaaaaatatttcatcaaTAACCTACATAAGTTATTGTATTGgcaatgtattttatttttatcag ggTAATTCAAATAGTTTAGCAACTATTGATGTTGCTGTAAGCTGTGTTGGCttacaaacatatatattttacattgcTGGATTATTTGTATgtataaatactttttcttCTACAGTATTAGCatatttaatgttaatataTTATCAAAGTAGTACATCCGAGGAAAtcactgataataataatatcac cAGTATCTGTCAGAAATTGTTCCTTATAAATCGTCAGTATGcgctattaaaattattttcactaattgtatatacaataattataagtattgAAAGGTATCATTTATTTGTATGGTCAGTTTTTGcaccaaaattattatacgaAGCCGTACACTGTGCAATAATATTTGTtgctatttttataattcatattttgataatgtcaattaaaataataaaaaaaaatatgaatatatgtttttaa